The following are encoded together in the Streptomyces sp. NBC_01465 genome:
- a CDS encoding phytanoyl-CoA dioxygenase family protein produces MEPIPTGELRIANGCLSDPDQLRARLDEDGYLYFTGVLNRAAIRTTRTEVLRVLIEQKLAHPSLLEPVWAGPVTAEFMEHHEGPLQRRLGELRLWENLVACPPIEVFFARLTGGPTAFIPLARYRVAPPGGLTAIHRDVTLNPGFNMVTAWIPLMRTDLTLGGLALVPGSHREGIVHSGLAAPAAASQDCAGQTPSPTPPGPWLRASYKPGDVVLMHEALLHTGLANRSRKSIRLSVDVRFQNPAAPKAVIGRITRLETDLIYVRCDDGDMAILAVDSSTLLRGKDGRSIPRSDLAKSDLQPGLRVLAARRETTAVVVRPL; encoded by the coding sequence TTGGAACCCATCCCCACAGGCGAGCTTCGGATCGCGAACGGGTGCCTGTCGGACCCGGACCAGCTGCGTGCCCGGCTCGACGAGGACGGTTACCTCTACTTCACGGGGGTTCTCAACCGAGCAGCGATCCGCACCACAAGGACGGAGGTCCTGAGGGTCCTTATCGAGCAGAAGTTGGCCCACCCTTCCTTGCTCGAGCCGGTGTGGGCGGGGCCGGTCACGGCAGAATTCATGGAACACCACGAAGGGCCGCTCCAACGCCGCTTAGGTGAGCTGAGGTTGTGGGAGAACCTGGTCGCCTGCCCACCGATCGAGGTGTTCTTCGCGCGGCTCACCGGAGGGCCGACCGCATTCATCCCACTGGCGCGCTACAGGGTCGCACCGCCAGGCGGACTCACTGCCATCCATCGGGACGTGACCCTCAACCCGGGATTCAATATGGTCACGGCGTGGATTCCGCTGATGCGAACTGATCTGACGCTGGGGGGTCTTGCCCTCGTGCCGGGCAGCCATCGCGAAGGGATTGTGCACTCGGGGCTGGCAGCGCCGGCCGCAGCGTCTCAGGATTGTGCAGGGCAAACCCCTTCGCCGACCCCGCCAGGTCCATGGCTGCGGGCCTCGTACAAGCCGGGTGATGTGGTCCTCATGCACGAGGCGCTCCTGCACACCGGTCTGGCGAATCGGTCCCGCAAAAGCATCCGTCTCTCCGTCGACGTACGATTTCAGAACCCGGCCGCGCCAAAAGCCGTCATCGGCCGGATCACACGCCTCGAGACGGACCTGATCTACGTCCGCTGCGACGATGGGGACATGGCGATCCTCGCAGTCGACAGCTCAACCCTGCTTCGAGGTAAGGACGGGCGGTCCATTCCCCGCTCGGATCTGGCGAAATCGGATCTCCAGCCCGGTCTGCGTGTGCTGGCTGCACGCCGCGAGACAACCGCTGTCGTCGTCCGACCTCTCTAG
- a CDS encoding TauD/TfdA family dioxygenase, which produces MDVDRRLRTGPGVVVLRGLDLDGRTNEQCVELCHQFLATIGTPWPRSGRSADELLTAETAPAAPVSPASSPRASAGDTQMLALHTDRATRTYQPRLLAVLCIQPAAHGGETILASGATVHDRILERDPGTVHQLTHDFQFGREDTFARCYPVFQRDSTGLQVHFNRYWISRGHLEADLPLTPAQVAALDFFDHQLADDRLRVHIPLRRGDLLIVDNWTVLHGRAPFVDHQGSGLRRCLARAWAD; this is translated from the coding sequence ATGGACGTGGACCGACGTCTTCGAACAGGGCCCGGCGTGGTGGTGCTGCGGGGACTGGACCTCGACGGACGCACCAATGAGCAGTGCGTCGAGCTGTGCCACCAGTTCCTCGCAACGATCGGGACGCCCTGGCCACGTTCAGGACGCAGCGCGGACGAACTACTGACCGCGGAGACGGCACCAGCCGCGCCGGTATCCCCGGCGTCGAGTCCTCGGGCTTCAGCGGGTGACACCCAGATGCTGGCCTTGCACACCGACCGGGCCACCCGCACCTACCAGCCCCGACTGCTCGCCGTGCTCTGTATCCAGCCTGCGGCTCATGGTGGGGAGACGATCCTGGCAAGCGGAGCAACGGTGCACGACCGAATCCTGGAACGGGATCCTGGGACAGTTCATCAGCTGACACACGACTTTCAGTTCGGCCGGGAAGACACTTTCGCACGGTGCTACCCGGTCTTCCAACGTGACTCCACAGGTCTACAGGTTCACTTCAACCGCTACTGGATCAGCCGCGGGCACCTGGAGGCGGACCTTCCGCTGACCCCCGCACAGGTAGCGGCTCTCGACTTCTTCGATCACCAACTCGCCGATGACCGGCTGCGCGTCCACATCCCATTACGCAGAGGAGATCTCCTGATCGTCGACAACTGGACCGTTCTCCACGGCCGCGCCCCATTTGTTGATCATCAGGGTTCCGGGCTGCGCCGCTGTTTGGCCCGCGCGTGGGCAGACTGA
- a CDS encoding squalene/phytoene synthase family protein: protein METLKSTSRTFFLPIMRLDGELRETVAAYYLANRALDEIEDHPCLPPHAKTRLLRGVSRLLQQESFTPDDLDELFHPHLDHLPPVTRRFHEWAVTLPPADVAPRLWDSLAALADRMAVWVDSGFRIHDEADLDRYTFAVASSIGITLADLWTRYAGIVTSQSGAVAFGRAVQAANIAWNHDDDLTRGVDFLPPGWTATDMSHYAHRHLPAARAYTDSIAAGPIRDFCALTLDICDTTLTALQEGTPLDRETITSLAARYAIRVPETTAETVARKR, encoded by the coding sequence ATGGAAACCCTGAAGAGCACGAGCAGGACGTTCTTCCTTCCGATCATGCGCCTCGACGGGGAGCTGAGAGAGACCGTCGCGGCCTACTACCTCGCCAACCGCGCTCTCGACGAGATCGAGGACCATCCCTGCCTGCCGCCGCACGCCAAGACCCGCCTACTGCGCGGCGTAAGCCGCCTCCTCCAGCAGGAATCCTTCACACCGGATGACCTCGATGAGTTGTTCCACCCGCACCTCGACCACCTGCCACCCGTCACCCGCCGCTTCCACGAGTGGGCCGTCACCCTCCCTCCCGCCGACGTGGCACCACGCCTGTGGGACTCCCTGGCCGCGCTCGCCGACCGCATGGCGGTCTGGGTGGATTCCGGATTCAGGATCCACGACGAGGCCGACCTGGACCGCTACACCTTCGCCGTGGCAAGCTCCATCGGCATCACACTCGCCGACCTGTGGACCCGGTACGCCGGAATCGTCACCTCACAGTCCGGGGCCGTCGCCTTCGGCCGCGCCGTGCAAGCGGCGAACATCGCCTGGAACCACGACGACGACCTGACCCGCGGCGTCGACTTCTTGCCGCCCGGCTGGACCGCCACCGACATGAGCCATTACGCGCACCGTCATCTCCCTGCCGCCCGCGCCTACACCGACTCCATCGCGGCCGGGCCGATCAGGGACTTCTGCGCACTCACCCTCGACATCTGCGACACCACACTCACCGCCCTCCAAGAGGGCACCCCCCTGGACCGGGAGACCATCACCTCACTCGCGGCCCGGTACGCGATCCGCGTACCGGAGACAACTGCGGAAACCGTCGCGAGGAAACGATGA
- a CDS encoding oxygenase MpaB family protein, producing the protein MSERPELPEEDPESLPGPGSLCWRLLGQRRMLLVTGRALVLEAALPAGGAALAQHSTYRTRPLRRLELTLDSLQRLTYGDEDTREKEFARIRRVHRHINGTDEQGRSYSGLHDESRLWIALTLFDAMVEMERLGGRPLSPAAESQLWAEWRTITVAFGIADEVVPRDLAACRAHWDAVVAEELEDNAEVRHLMGALYATVPAPDWLARCPKPLWHLATRAAGAVMGSVLRADLPDTYRRRLGLRANGHDRAVSWLVHHSARWALVGQPARRRYLPLAATALGGGQLQPHTARRPLPTPRRTPRDVRSARVATFFDDVLDQTGDNFITREDLYAMARSVCWPLDLSDTAEQRVYEAFDAWWTQLSALDADGDGRVSRTEFLTATLPVAGTASPYVQQGLLPAMAAVFDAADSDGNGHLDMAEYRTVFGPKLHSADLNRAFHELDSDGDGQITKPEFLDALTQFFTVRADFEAGARLFGR; encoded by the coding sequence GTGAGCGAACGCCCCGAACTTCCTGAAGAAGACCCCGAATCCCTGCCCGGCCCCGGCTCCCTGTGCTGGAGGCTGCTCGGACAGCGGCGGATGCTGCTGGTCACCGGCCGAGCCCTGGTCCTGGAGGCGGCACTGCCCGCCGGGGGAGCGGCCCTGGCCCAGCACTCCACGTACCGCACCCGCCCGCTGCGCCGCCTCGAACTGACCCTGGACAGCCTCCAGCGCCTCACCTACGGCGACGAGGACACCCGGGAGAAGGAATTCGCCCGCATCCGCCGTGTGCACCGGCACATCAACGGCACCGATGAACAGGGCCGTTCCTACAGCGGGCTGCATGACGAGAGCCGCCTGTGGATCGCCCTCACCCTCTTCGACGCGATGGTGGAGATGGAGCGACTCGGCGGCCGGCCGCTCTCCCCGGCCGCCGAGTCGCAACTGTGGGCGGAGTGGCGCACGATCACCGTCGCCTTCGGCATCGCCGACGAAGTCGTACCACGCGATCTGGCAGCGTGCCGCGCCCACTGGGACGCGGTGGTCGCCGAGGAGTTGGAAGACAACGCGGAGGTCCGCCATCTGATGGGCGCGCTGTACGCCACGGTGCCCGCCCCGGACTGGCTCGCCCGCTGCCCGAAGCCGCTGTGGCATCTGGCCACCCGCGCCGCCGGGGCGGTCATGGGCTCCGTCCTGCGGGCCGACCTGCCGGACACCTACCGCCGTCGGCTCGGGCTGCGCGCGAACGGCCATGACCGTGCGGTGTCGTGGCTCGTGCATCACAGCGCCCGCTGGGCCCTGGTCGGACAGCCGGCGCGCCGACGCTACCTCCCGCTGGCCGCCACTGCCCTCGGTGGTGGCCAGCTCCAGCCGCACACGGCCCGCCGCCCTCTGCCCACACCGCGCCGCACACCCCGCGACGTACGATCCGCGCGCGTGGCCACCTTCTTCGACGACGTCCTCGACCAGACCGGCGACAACTTCATCACCCGCGAGGACCTTTACGCGATGGCTCGCAGCGTCTGCTGGCCACTCGACCTGAGCGACACTGCGGAACAGCGCGTGTACGAAGCCTTCGACGCCTGGTGGACACAGCTGTCCGCACTCGACGCCGACGGCGATGGCCGCGTCTCGCGGACCGAGTTCCTCACAGCCACCCTTCCGGTCGCAGGCACCGCCTCCCCTTACGTACAACAGGGTCTGTTGCCGGCGATGGCGGCAGTCTTCGACGCAGCGGACAGCGACGGCAACGGGCACCTGGACATGGCCGAATACCGAACAGTCTTCGGCCCCAAGCTGCACTCGGCCGACCTCAACCGAGCCTTTCACGAACTCGACAGCGACGGGGACGGGCAGATCACCAAACCCGAGTTCCTCGACGCCCTCACGCAGTTCTTCACCGTCCGGGCCGACTTCGAAGCAGGCGCACGCCTGTTCGGTCGCTGA
- a CDS encoding ABC1 kinase family protein: MNRNLLVARLMTLLVSDVLASRERIDVDRVALAGQRRRARRIRETIEQLGPFWVKVGQVLATRSDVVSDAVLGELAHLQDAVRTEPFTVFEPVLREELGTHWRSLFRDIDTDTPLGSASLAQVYRVVLADGRVAVLKIQRPGTRARVYADMTQLRRAARIVGRAVPRIDSVLDVEATLQVVFDCMQPELDFTAEARHMAQGRRMARDFKGIHVPEVHRATPQILLQSLAPGTSLNHTDLSAYSLKQRRRIGSDLLSFMYRGYFVERMFHADPHPGNIFVHPDHGATLIDWGMVGRIDRNLGSLGVMALTSLAQNDARGLASAWTEMGRTTPFADLPGFQQDLARLVPLIASAALEDLDFGIAITNVLRCAAHRGIRTSPMVGMLGKSITNIEGSVRRIAPELSALDVFEDALTDVMVELARDVFSREQTARRALELIVAGNSTVDQLRSLLRDASNRELTMRVGLLPGHGIGTDGNGILSRRIAPLVAAGLAVWGVRRVTASGVRGATRLRGPA, translated from the coding sequence ATGAACCGCAATCTCCTGGTCGCCCGGTTGATGACCCTCCTCGTCTCCGACGTGCTCGCCTCGCGCGAACGCATCGACGTCGACCGGGTGGCGCTGGCCGGCCAGCGGCGCAGGGCCCGCCGCATCCGGGAGACGATCGAGCAACTCGGCCCGTTCTGGGTGAAGGTCGGCCAGGTCCTGGCGACCCGCTCGGACGTCGTCTCCGATGCGGTACTCGGCGAACTGGCGCACCTCCAGGACGCGGTCCGTACGGAACCGTTCACCGTCTTCGAGCCGGTGCTGCGCGAGGAGCTGGGGACGCACTGGCGCTCGCTCTTCCGGGACATCGACACCGATACGCCGCTGGGATCCGCCTCGCTCGCCCAGGTCTACCGGGTCGTCCTGGCCGACGGCCGGGTGGCGGTGCTGAAGATCCAACGCCCCGGCACGCGTGCCCGGGTCTACGCCGACATGACCCAACTGCGGCGCGCGGCAAGGATCGTGGGCCGCGCCGTTCCCCGTATCGACTCGGTCCTGGACGTGGAAGCCACACTCCAGGTCGTCTTCGACTGCATGCAGCCCGAACTCGACTTCACCGCCGAGGCCCGCCACATGGCCCAAGGGCGGCGTATGGCACGGGACTTCAAAGGCATCCACGTCCCAGAAGTCCATCGGGCGACACCGCAGATCCTGCTCCAGTCCCTGGCCCCGGGCACGTCCCTCAACCATACGGACCTGTCGGCGTACTCGCTCAAGCAGCGCCGCAGGATCGGCAGCGACCTGCTCTCCTTCATGTACCGGGGCTACTTCGTGGAGCGGATGTTCCACGCGGACCCGCACCCCGGCAACATCTTCGTCCACCCCGACCACGGCGCCACCCTCATCGACTGGGGCATGGTCGGCCGCATCGACCGCAACCTCGGCTCGCTCGGCGTCATGGCCCTCACCAGCCTCGCCCAGAACGATGCCCGCGGTCTCGCCTCCGCCTGGACCGAGATGGGCCGCACCACCCCCTTCGCCGACCTGCCCGGCTTCCAGCAGGACCTGGCACGCCTCGTCCCGCTCATCGCCTCGGCAGCCCTGGAGGACCTCGACTTCGGCATCGCCATCACGAACGTCCTGCGCTGCGCCGCCCACCGCGGCATCCGCACCAGCCCGATGGTCGGCATGCTCGGCAAATCGATCACCAACATCGAGGGCTCGGTCCGCCGCATCGCCCCTGAACTCTCGGCCCTGGACGTCTTCGAGGACGCCCTCACCGACGTAATGGTGGAGCTGGCCCGCGATGTCTTCTCCCGCGAGCAGACAGCGCGCCGCGCTCTGGAACTCATCGTCGCGGGAAACTCGACCGTCGACCAGCTCCGCTCGCTGCTACGGGACGCGTCAAACCGCGAACTGACCATGCGGGTCGGCCTGCTCCCCGGGCACGGCATCGGCACCGACGGCAACGGGATCCTCAGCCGGAGAATCGCACCGCTGGTGGCAGCGGGACTCGCGGTGTGGGGAGTGCGTCGGGTGACCGCTTCCGGAGTACGAGGAGCGACGAGACTGCGCGGGCCCGCATAG
- a CDS encoding glycoside hydrolase family 2 TIM barrel-domain containing protein yields MTPPRRTTTPSDSDSARGLLSRRAALKGLAAAGMLTAVGSGGLFLAAPAAAATTAPEIPPLPDTVSGVATPQVPVTSGWRYTTNPPSSFWTVGTDTSAWKQINVPGEPALQGQTVPSGTECAYSVKVTVPADYAGRRVMLRFDGVYNYARLWVNGTLVRSHDGGFTTWYADITSLVTPGQQATVTLGVTDKPTSIAGQSDYAHHIIGGILRDVTLVALPAAYLTRLHADTTFDSSYANATLTVTAAAALLPAGASGKVALTLTAPDGQQVALSPATLTLSDTAPQASVAIPVTAPRKWDAEHPNLYTLKATFQAQGQSQTVTRQIGFRQVKVQGNQLLINGKPVHLLGACHHSITETLGRSTTPAQEEQAARLYKEANCNFIRTSHYPPTPALLEWADRLGLYVEVEAPVCFQYSTVDDSAYTDQYMAQYAEMLERDRSHACVVEWSVGNESGMGTNFAQENTYSHQTDPSRPTVFEDVSQANGGNQTDVYSGHYPTLTNSNGNANQPIQYGEFAHVPCYNTGTLRADPGARDFWGHSIAKHAAKFRTTNGVVGGAIWAAIDEVFHLPSGPVGYGEWGIIDLWRRRKPEFWLTKKAFSPVRIADGVLTGLTPGAAIPVAVTNWYDHTDLAELAISWQIGNRSGTLTGVSIPARQSGTLTVPAGAWSAGDVLQLTFKRSGALVDDYSLWLNTRTTPDFPAAGGTTPTVQDTTGRITVTGVDTPFTVVFDKTTARLVQATADSAQILTGGPDLVISRTVPGEWAGSSASVTTTGGQAVVTLTGRFGPVNTTIKISIDGSGLLTTTYTVANPPTGSPSDIGIRYTLADGTDTLAWQRDAQWTVYPSDHIGRTTGTATKTRASGTDGYRTEPTWPWSQDTHSYFLFGKNSTAHWTNDFRSTKANIRLAKATAGTSGPGAQVESDGSDSVRLEPVEPIVIDDSSSQIVYTGAWTHADASSGYTSGDLFSTESFSNSAGATAELTFTGTGVGLYSALADNLGIVKISIDGAQAATVDLYGPGKAAGTLVFRSTALTYGQHTVKVECTGTKNSASKGTYALVDAFKVVSSIIDDASGQITYTGTWSHGDSSQSWTSGDLGRTESFSRIEGDSATATFRGTGIRVIAPKSYNQGIAKISVDGDTPTQIDLYAATKQFVQTVYEKTGLDDGLHTVTIQVTGTKNASSSDSYVVLDAFDVITADPFTGAVPGVNLVISSKLNYPDLAWGNYTDPAITLPTNYSATAKLRLLG; encoded by the coding sequence GTGACACCACCCCGCCGCACCACCACCCCGTCCGACTCCGACTCCGCCAGAGGTCTCCTCTCGCGGCGCGCCGCGCTGAAGGGCCTCGCCGCCGCAGGAATGCTCACCGCGGTCGGAAGCGGTGGCCTGTTCCTCGCCGCTCCCGCCGCAGCGGCAACAACCGCCCCCGAGATCCCGCCCCTGCCCGACACCGTGTCCGGTGTCGCTACCCCACAGGTGCCCGTCACCTCGGGCTGGCGCTACACCACGAACCCGCCCTCCTCGTTCTGGACAGTGGGCACCGACACCTCGGCCTGGAAGCAGATCAACGTGCCGGGCGAGCCAGCCCTCCAGGGCCAGACCGTCCCGTCCGGCACCGAATGCGCCTACTCCGTCAAGGTGACCGTCCCCGCTGACTACGCCGGCCGGCGCGTCATGCTGCGCTTCGACGGCGTCTACAACTACGCCCGGCTCTGGGTGAACGGCACCCTGGTCCGCAGCCACGACGGCGGCTTCACCACCTGGTACGCCGACATCACCTCACTGGTCACCCCCGGTCAGCAGGCCACCGTCACCCTCGGCGTCACCGACAAGCCCACCAGCATCGCCGGGCAATCCGACTACGCGCACCACATCATCGGCGGCATCCTGCGCGACGTGACACTGGTGGCCCTGCCCGCCGCCTACCTCACCCGGCTGCACGCCGACACCACGTTCGACTCCTCCTACGCCAACGCCACCCTCACCGTCACCGCCGCTGCCGCACTTCTACCGGCCGGCGCCAGCGGCAAGGTCGCCCTGACCCTGACCGCACCCGACGGCCAGCAGGTCGCCCTCTCGCCCGCCACCCTGACCCTCAGCGACACCGCGCCGCAGGCCTCAGTGGCGATCCCGGTGACCGCCCCGCGCAAGTGGGACGCCGAACACCCCAACCTCTACACCCTGAAAGCCACCTTCCAGGCCCAGGGGCAGAGCCAGACCGTCACCCGGCAGATCGGCTTCCGGCAGGTCAAGGTCCAGGGCAACCAGTTGCTCATCAACGGCAAGCCGGTGCACCTGCTCGGCGCCTGCCACCACAGCATCACCGAGACCCTGGGGCGCTCCACCACCCCCGCCCAGGAAGAACAGGCCGCCCGCCTCTACAAGGAGGCAAACTGCAACTTCATCCGTACCTCGCACTACCCGCCGACGCCGGCCCTGCTGGAGTGGGCCGACCGGCTGGGCCTGTACGTCGAGGTCGAGGCGCCCGTCTGCTTCCAGTACAGCACCGTCGACGACAGCGCCTACACCGATCAGTACATGGCGCAGTACGCCGAGATGCTGGAACGCGACCGCAGTCACGCCTGCGTCGTGGAGTGGTCGGTCGGCAACGAAAGCGGGATGGGCACCAACTTCGCCCAGGAGAACACCTACTCCCACCAGACCGACCCCTCCCGTCCCACCGTCTTCGAGGACGTCAGCCAGGCGAACGGCGGCAACCAGACCGACGTCTACAGCGGCCACTATCCGACCCTGACCAACTCCAACGGCAACGCCAACCAGCCCATCCAGTACGGCGAGTTCGCCCACGTGCCGTGCTACAACACCGGCACGCTGCGGGCCGACCCCGGCGCCCGGGACTTCTGGGGCCACAGCATCGCCAAACACGCCGCCAAGTTCCGTACCACCAACGGCGTGGTCGGCGGTGCGATCTGGGCTGCCATCGACGAGGTGTTCCACCTCCCCTCGGGGCCGGTCGGCTACGGCGAGTGGGGCATCATCGACCTGTGGCGCCGCCGCAAGCCGGAGTTCTGGCTGACCAAGAAGGCCTTCTCACCGGTGCGGATCGCCGACGGCGTGCTCACCGGACTCACCCCCGGCGCAGCGATCCCGGTGGCGGTCACCAACTGGTACGACCACACCGACCTCGCCGAACTGGCCATCAGCTGGCAGATCGGCAACAGGTCAGGCACCCTCACCGGCGTCAGCATCCCCGCGCGGCAGAGCGGGACGCTCACCGTCCCGGCCGGCGCCTGGTCCGCAGGCGACGTGCTACAGCTGACCTTCAAGCGCTCCGGGGCCCTCGTCGACGACTACAGCCTGTGGCTCAACACCCGCACCACACCCGACTTCCCTGCGGCCGGCGGCACGACCCCCACCGTCCAGGACACTACCGGCCGCATCACGGTCACCGGCGTCGACACCCCTTTCACTGTCGTCTTCGACAAAACCACCGCCCGCCTCGTCCAGGCCACCGCCGACAGCGCCCAGATCCTCACCGGCGGCCCCGACCTGGTCATCTCCCGCACCGTCCCCGGCGAGTGGGCGGGCAGTTCGGCGAGCGTCACCACCACAGGCGGTCAGGCGGTGGTCACCCTCACCGGCCGGTTCGGCCCCGTCAACACCACCATCAAAATCTCCATCGACGGCAGCGGCCTGCTCACCACCACGTACACCGTCGCCAACCCGCCCACCGGCTCACCCAGCGACATCGGCATCCGCTACACCCTCGCCGACGGCACCGACACCCTGGCCTGGCAACGCGATGCCCAGTGGACGGTCTACCCCAGCGACCACATCGGACGGACCACCGGAACGGCCACCAAGACCCGCGCCTCCGGCACCGACGGCTACCGCACCGAGCCGACCTGGCCGTGGTCCCAGGACACCCACAGCTATTTCCTGTTCGGCAAAAACAGCACCGCCCACTGGACCAACGACTTCCGCAGCACCAAGGCAAACATTCGACTCGCCAAGGCCACCGCCGGAACCTCCGGACCCGGCGCCCAGGTCGAATCCGACGGCAGCGACTCGGTCCGCCTCGAACCCGTCGAACCGATCGTCATCGACGACTCCTCGTCCCAGATCGTCTACACAGGAGCCTGGACCCACGCCGACGCGTCAAGCGGATACACCAGCGGGGACCTCTTCTCCACCGAGTCCTTCAGCAACTCCGCCGGGGCGACCGCCGAACTCACCTTCACCGGCACCGGCGTCGGTCTCTACTCCGCCCTGGCCGACAACCTCGGCATCGTCAAGATTTCCATCGACGGCGCCCAAGCCGCCACAGTCGACCTCTACGGCCCCGGTAAGGCCGCCGGCACGCTGGTCTTCCGCAGCACGGCCCTCACCTATGGACAGCACACCGTCAAGGTTGAGTGCACCGGCACCAAAAACAGTGCCTCCAAGGGCACTTACGCCCTGGTCGACGCGTTCAAGGTGGTCAGCTCGATCATCGACGACGCCTCGGGCCAGATCACCTACACCGGCACCTGGAGCCACGGCGACTCCTCCCAGTCCTGGACCTCCGGCGACCTGGGCCGCACCGAATCGTTCAGCCGGATCGAAGGCGACAGCGCCACCGCCACCTTCCGAGGCACCGGCATCCGGGTGATCGCCCCCAAGAGCTACAACCAAGGCATCGCCAAGATCTCCGTAGATGGCGACACCCCCACCCAGATCGACCTGTACGCCGCCACCAAGCAGTTCGTCCAGACGGTCTACGAGAAGACCGGTCTCGACGACGGCCTGCATACGGTGACGATCCAGGTCACCGGCACCAAGAACGCCTCGTCCTCCGACTCCTATGTCGTGCTCGACGCCTTCGACGTCATCACCGCCGACCCGTTCACCGGAGCCGTTCCCGGCGTCAACCTCGTCATCAGCTCCAAGCTCAACTACCCCGACCTCGCCTGGGGCAACTACACCGACCCGGCGATCACCCTGCCCACCAACTACAGCGCCACTGCCAAGCTGCGACTGCTCGGCTGA
- a CDS encoding sugar kinase: MSGAAAPEVVVVGEAMAALRSTGPIRLGPTMEMSVAGAESNVAIGLSRLGHRAAWVGAVGNDAFGALILRTLRAEGVDTAHARTDRCGRPTGLLIRENCIGDVARVGYYRTGSAGSAIHARDVLPALDPAVRILHLTGITPALSGSAAESALAAAKRARSLGILVCLDINYRARLWSPEQAGEVLRDLCRSADVLVASADELHLVCDEPGLSEGDAVAALLAQGCREVVITRGADGAGVTTALGSVTVEARRVPVVDVIGAGDAFVSGYLSGILDGLDAEARLHRAAATAAFAVATRGDWEGLPVRDDLELLDRPAGTTLR; this comes from the coding sequence ATGAGCGGCGCCGCCGCACCCGAGGTGGTGGTTGTAGGGGAGGCCATGGCCGCACTGCGGTCCACCGGCCCGATCAGGCTCGGCCCCACCATGGAAATGTCCGTCGCCGGCGCGGAGTCCAACGTCGCGATCGGCCTATCCCGCCTCGGCCACCGGGCCGCCTGGGTCGGCGCGGTGGGCAACGACGCGTTCGGCGCGCTGATCCTGCGCACCCTGCGCGCCGAGGGCGTCGACACCGCCCACGCTCGCACCGACCGGTGTGGGCGGCCCACCGGCCTGCTGATCCGCGAGAACTGCATCGGCGACGTGGCCAGGGTCGGCTACTACCGCACCGGCTCCGCCGGGTCCGCGATTCACGCCCGCGACGTCCTACCAGCGCTCGACCCTGCCGTACGGATCCTGCACCTGACCGGCATCACCCCGGCGCTGAGCGGGTCAGCCGCCGAATCGGCCCTCGCCGCCGCAAAGCGGGCCCGCTCGCTCGGCATCCTGGTCTGCCTGGACATCAACTACCGGGCCCGGCTGTGGAGTCCCGAACAGGCCGGGGAGGTCCTGCGGGACCTGTGCCGGTCCGCCGACGTCCTCGTCGCCTCCGCCGACGAACTGCACCTGGTCTGCGACGAGCCCGGTCTGAGCGAGGGCGACGCCGTCGCCGCGCTGCTCGCCCAGGGCTGTCGCGAGGTGGTGATCACCCGCGGCGCAGACGGCGCCGGCGTCACCACCGCCCTCGGCAGTGTCACCGTCGAGGCACGTCGGGTGCCCGTCGTCGACGTGATCGGCGCCGGCGACGCCTTCGTATCGGGCTACCTCTCCGGCATCCTCGACGGGCTCGACGCCGAGGCCCGCCTTCACCGAGCCGCTGCCACGGCCGCCTTCGCTGTCGCCACCCGAGGCGACTGGGAGGGCCTGCCCGTCCGGGACGACCTCGAACTCCTGGACCGGCCCGCCGGCACCACGCTGCGCTGA
- a CDS encoding bifunctional 4-hydroxy-2-oxoglutarate aldolase/2-dehydro-3-deoxy-phosphogluconate aldolase, translated as MLTDLPYRTIAIVRGNDRLAALRTVVALAEEGITAAEVSLTTPDALWVIEQARRELGADAALGAGTVLTAADAARAADAGASFLVSPGLGTDLRRAAPFALPILIGALTASEVMDAIEHGALAVKLFPASLGGPGYLSALRDPFPHVPFVPVGGVDANMARAYLAAGATAVGVGSPLIGDAATTGDLAPLRARVAAWRTALTEETVA; from the coding sequence ATGCTCACCGACCTGCCGTACCGGACGATCGCCATCGTGCGCGGGAACGACCGCCTTGCCGCACTGCGCACGGTCGTCGCCCTCGCCGAGGAGGGCATCACCGCCGCCGAAGTCTCACTCACCACACCCGACGCCCTCTGGGTGATCGAACAGGCCCGTCGCGAACTCGGCGCCGACGCCGCCCTCGGCGCGGGAACCGTACTGACCGCCGCCGACGCCGCCCGCGCCGCTGATGCCGGGGCGAGCTTCCTCGTCTCCCCCGGCCTCGGCACGGACCTGCGCCGCGCTGCACCCTTCGCGCTGCCCATACTGATCGGCGCCCTCACCGCCAGCGAGGTCATGGACGCCATCGAACACGGCGCCCTCGCCGTCAAGCTCTTCCCCGCCTCGCTCGGCGGCCCCGGATACCTCTCCGCCCTGCGGGACCCCTTCCCCCATGTCCCGTTCGTCCCCGTGGGCGGAGTCGACGCGAACATGGCCCGCGCCTACCTGGCCGCAGGGGCAACCGCCGTCGGTGTCGGCTCTCCCCTGATAGGCGACGCCGCCACCACCGGCGACCTCGCCCCGCTGCGCGCCAGGGTCGCGGCCTGGCGCACAGCGCTCACCGAGGAGACGGTGGCATGA